The region CAGGATGACCGCGGCCGGAGCGATCCAGCGGCGGAACTGCCGGGGCGCTTTTACGGCGCGGTACAGGCAGAGGTTGGCCACGAGCACCCAGAGCGAACCGCCGAAGACGCCCGTGTATTCGTACCACTGCACCAGCCACGGGTCGCATGCGAATCCGTTGCCCAGCGTGAGCCACGGAAAGGAGACCTGTCCCACGGTGTAGAGGTATTCGCAGGCAATCCAGCCCGACACCAGCACCGTGCAGGAGAGCGGCCGCCCGGCCCGCAGGGAGATTCCGTGCCAGAGCATGAACAGGCCGCCCATCAGTCCCGCCGTGATGAGCACCGAGAGGACGGCCCCGATGGCCGCCGCGTACCATATCCACCAGGTGGTCGCCGCACTCCACAGGCCCAGCGTGAGGGCCGTCCAGCCGGCCAGTTTCCAAAAGGGGCGCCGCCCCGTGCCGTAGTCGTCGGCGATCAGCAGCAGGGGGACCAGCGCCCCGAGCAGCGGAATCCCGCTCAGGGAGAGCCAGCCCGCGCTCAGCATCAGGGCGCTCAGGAGGGACAGCAGAAGGTGTTTGCGCATTTTCGTCTCCGTTTTATCTGCAAAGATAGATTATATTTACTAATTTTGCACCCTACCTACCGTCGACGATTCATGTGGTTCGAACTTTACATACGCGGCATCCTGATCGGACTGATGGCCTCCATTCCGCTGGGGCCCATCGGCGTGCTGTGCATTCAGCGTACGCTGAGCAAGAGCCACAAGTCGGGGTTCGTTTCGGGGCTCGGGGCCTCCAGCGCCGACACGCTTTTCGCCGCGGTGGCCTTCTTCTCGCTCTCGGTGGTGCTCTCGTTCATCGAGAACAACATGATGCTCATCAAGGCGCTGGGCGGCATCTGCGTGGTGATCGTGGGGATGAAGATTTTCCTCACCAATCCCGTGGTGCAGATCCGCCGCAACCGGGCCGGGAAAGGGAGCCTCTGGCAGGACTACCTGTCGCTGTTCCTCATCACGCTCGCCAATCCGGCCTTCATCCTCATCTTCGTGGCGCTGTTCGCGGCGATCGGGGTGAGCGGCGATTCGCTCGGGGTGGTCAACGGGCTCTTCATGATCGCGGGCGTCTTTACGGGCGGTTCCCTCTGGTGGTTCACCCTCACCTTTATCGTCAGCCTGCTGCGCAGGAGGTTCCGGCCCCGCCACCTGCTCTGGATCAACCGTATTTCGGGCGCCGTGATCGTACTGCTGGGTGCGGCGGCGGTGCTGCTCATGTTCGTTAATACTCCCGTGGATGGAATGTTGCCCAAATAACAGGAAAAAAATCGTGATCGCCGTCGACGGCTTCTCGTCGTGCGGCAAAAGTACCTTCGCCCGAGAGATAGCGGCCCGGCTGGGCTATATCTTCATCGACACCGGTGCCATGTACCGGGCCGTCACGCTGTGCGGCCTGCGGGCCGGCGTCGTCTCCCCGCAGGGGATCGACCGGGCCGGGCTGGAGGCCCTGCTCGACGGGATCGACATCTCGTTCCGGTTCAATCCCGCCCGCGGGGCCAGCGACATCTACGTCAACGGCGAGTGCGTGGAGCGGGAAATCCGTTCGATCGAGGTGAGCGGCTGCGTGAGCGCCGTGAGCGGCGTGGCCGAGGTGCGCCGCCGGCTGGTGGCTCTCCAGCAGGCGATGGGGAGGGACAAGGGCATCGTGATGGACGGCCGGGACATCGGTACGGTGGTCTTTCCCGATGCCGAACTCAAGATATTCATGACGGCCGATCCCTCCGTGAGGGCCCGGCGCCGTTACGACGAACTGCGGGCCAGGGGCGAACGGGTCACGATGGAGGAGGTGGAGGAGAATATCCGAAGCCGCGACATCGCTGACCAGAGCCGGGCGATCAGCCCGCTGCGGCGGGCTGAGGACGCTGTGGTGCTCGACAACAGCCGGATGACGGTGGCCGACCAGATGGAGTGGGTGCTCGGACGGCTGCGGGAGATGGGCGTCTGCGAATGAAACGGAAGGATGAAGATCGAGATAGACGATAAGTCGGGTTTCTGCTTCGGGGTGGTGACGGCCATCGCCCGGGCCGAAGAGTCGATCGCCGGGGGGCGGGAGGTCTTCTCGCTGGGGGACATCGTCCACAACCGGGTGGAGATGCAGCGGCTGGAGGAGCTGGGGCTCCGGACCGTGCGGCACGGGGAGCTTCCTTCGCTGCACGGGAGCACCCTGCTGATCCGGGCCCACGGCGAACCGCCCGCCACCTATGCGCTGGCGGAGGCCAACGGGCTGAAGGTGATCGACGCCACGTGTCCCGTGGTGGCGAGGCTCCAGAAACTGGTGGTGAAGGCCCACGAGCAGATGGCTCCCGTGGGGGGACAGGTGGTGATCCTCGGCAAGCGGGGACATGCCGAAGTGGTCGGCCTCACCGGACAGGTGGGGGGCGATGCGCTGGTGGTGGAGAGCGTGGCCGACCTGGAGGCGGTCGATTTCTCGCGGCCGGTCTACCTGCTTTCGCAGACCACGCAGAGCCTCGCGCTGTTCGGCGAGGTGAAACGGACGATTCTGGAGCGGGCCGCCGATCCCTCGGTCGTGACGGTCAACGACACGATCTGCCGGCAGGTGGCCAACCGGGAACCGCACCTGCGGGAGTTCGCCGCGCGGTACGACGCGGTGCTCTTCGTGGCGGGCCGCAAGAGTTCGAACGGCCGGGTGCTCTTCGAGGTGTGCCGGAAGGCCAATCCGAGGAGCTATAACATAGAGGACGAGAGCGAACTGGAACCGGAGTGGTTCGCCGGGGCCGCTTCGGTGGGTATCTGCGGGGCCACCTCCACGCCCGGGTGGCTGATGCGGCGGGTGGCCGGTGCGGTGGAGCGGCTGTGCGGGGAGCCTCGGACGGAGGGGGCGCCGGGGCCGCTGAGGGAGGTCGGAGGACCGCCGCCGGGAGAAAGTGCGGCTCCGGGCAAAATAAAATAGCCCGGAAATTGTTATATTTACGGAAAATCTTCTCCGCGGGCGGAAATTCCGGCGGGGACATATACGGAAATAAGAGATGAAGAACAGGTATCTGATCCGGTCGCTGAAATATTTCGCGCAGCTGCTCGTCTTTCTGGCGGTGCTGTTCGCGGCGATGGCCCTGACCCGGACCTCGCGGGTGGCGCCGGGCGAGCTTTTCGGCGAGGTCTTCCTGACGACGCGGGGAGCCGTGCTGATGGCCGCAGTGGTCCTGCTGGCGGTGTTCTATCCCCGGTTCGGTTTCGTCCGGCGGGAGGTGCCCATCGACTGGGCGTGCGAGCGTGCGAAAATCGTGGAGCTGTTCGTCCTGTGCGGGTATGAACTCGTGGAGGAGGTGCCCGGACGGGCGGTGTTCCGGGCTTCGTCGCCCCTGCGCAGGTGGACTTCGCTCGGCGAGGACGCCATCGTGCTGACGCCCGGAGGAGACGGGATCGTGCTCGACGGTATCCGCAAGGAGGTGGTGAAGGTCGAATTCCGGATTCGGTCCTATTTGAATAACCGGTGAAAACGATGGGCAGAAAGATACGATACGGGCTGGTTGTCCTGCTGGCGGCGGGACTGGCGGCGGTGTTCGCGGGGGCGGAGCGGTCGGAGGATTCCGATTTCCGGCTGGGCCGCAACATGGAGATACTGATGAACCTGTTCCGGGACGTGAACCTTTTCTATGTGGATTCCGTCTCGCCCGACAGGCTGCTGGAGGATGCCGCCGCAGGCATGACCGGCAAACTCGACCCTTATACGGAGTACATTCCCGAGGAGGAGATGGA is a window of Gallalistipes aquisgranensis DNA encoding:
- a CDS encoding LysE family translocator; translated protein: MWFELYIRGILIGLMASIPLGPIGVLCIQRTLSKSHKSGFVSGLGASSADTLFAAVAFFSLSVVLSFIENNMMLIKALGGICVVIVGMKIFLTNPVVQIRRNRAGKGSLWQDYLSLFLITLANPAFILIFVALFAAIGVSGDSLGVVNGLFMIAGVFTGGSLWWFTLTFIVSLLRRRFRPRHLLWINRISGAVIVLLGAAAVLLMFVNTPVDGMLPK
- the cmk gene encoding (d)CMP kinase, encoding MECCPNNRKKIVIAVDGFSSCGKSTFAREIAARLGYIFIDTGAMYRAVTLCGLRAGVVSPQGIDRAGLEALLDGIDISFRFNPARGASDIYVNGECVEREIRSIEVSGCVSAVSGVAEVRRRLVALQQAMGRDKGIVMDGRDIGTVVFPDAELKIFMTADPSVRARRRYDELRARGERVTMEEVEENIRSRDIADQSRAISPLRRAEDAVVLDNSRMTVADQMEWVLGRLREMGVCE
- a CDS encoding 4-hydroxy-3-methylbut-2-enyl diphosphate reductase encodes the protein MKIEIDDKSGFCFGVVTAIARAEESIAGGREVFSLGDIVHNRVEMQRLEELGLRTVRHGELPSLHGSTLLIRAHGEPPATYALAEANGLKVIDATCPVVARLQKLVVKAHEQMAPVGGQVVILGKRGHAEVVGLTGQVGGDALVVESVADLEAVDFSRPVYLLSQTTQSLALFGEVKRTILERAADPSVVTVNDTICRQVANREPHLREFAARYDAVLFVAGRKSSNGRVLFEVCRKANPRSYNIEDESELEPEWFAGAASVGICGATSTPGWLMRRVAGAVERLCGEPRTEGAPGPLREVGGPPPGESAAPGKIK